AGGTATTCAGCACCATGCTGGTGTCTTTGCCTTCAAAATACTTATCGATCGTGGCGAGGAGTTCTTCGCTTTTGAAGGGTTTCTTGATGTAATTAATGACGAAGCCGGAGGTGGCCCGGTCCCACTTTTCCTCGTCTTCCCAGGCGGTCAGCATGGCGATGCCGATATCCTCGCCGTAGTCCTTGCGGATCTTCTCCAGGAGCTGGAGGCCGTCGATCTCCGGCATCTTGATGTCGAGGAAGACCAGGCGGATTTTGTTCCCTCCGAGACCCAGGAAGCTCCGGTGCTGGGTCAGCTTTTCCAGCGCTTCTTTAGCGGAGTAAGCGGTTACGACTTCGTATTTACCGGAATCTTTAATGGTATCGGAAATTACGTTCGCGACATCGATCTCGTCGTCCACAACCATGATTATCGGCTTTGCCATAAGATCACCTTCCTCGGAAATTTTCTCACGAAAGGGGGAGATAGTCAATCCGCTGGCGGTCTGCTACAATGGCGAGCATGAAATCCCCACTTGGCGCGGTTCTGGCCGGCTTACTAATAACTGCGGTCGCAAGTTGCTTTCTTTTTCATCAGCTAAGCGGAGCGGATGACCTTCCCTCCCTTCCGATTAAGGTCAAAAAGAGCTCGGACAAAGGGATCTATATTACCTGGTATGTCGCGCGAACCCCCAAAATGCTCGACCGTTTGCTGGCCCAGGCCGAAAGTTGCGGGCTCAACACGATCGTCGTTGACGCTAAATTCGCCTTGACCCCGCCCCTTTTGGCCCTGCTCAAGAAAAAAGAGTTAACGGCGAAAACGGTCGCGGCCCCCGATCCCTGGCTGTCGGAATTGACCGCCAAACTGCACGAGCGGGGGTTTATCGTCTCGGTCCGGCTGGTGGTTTTTAAAGACGACCACCTGGCGCTGGCCAGGCCCGACCTGGCGATCAAACTTCCCGGCGGGGACTATTACCGCGATCTTAAAGGGGGGAAATGGGGCGATCCCTATGCCGACGAGGTCCGGCTCTATAATGAGCTGGTCGCCGAGCGGGCGGCCGCTTCCGGGGTCGACGAGGTCCAGTTCGACTACATCCGCTTCCCGGCCGAAGGGAAAGCGCGATACGCTTATTTCCCTCACGAGAAAGCGGGGGTTAGCCGGGTCGATGTTGTTTGCGATTTTTTGGCCGGGGTCAAGAAGCGGCTGGCGCGGTACAATGTCTCGCTGGCGGTCGATATATTCGGGATTGCCGCCTGGCAGCAGCCTATTGACGTGCGGTTATTGGGGCAGGACCTGAAGCGGATGTCTGCCTACCTTGATGTCCTCTCGCCGATGCTCTATCCGTCGCATTTTCATGCCGGCTACGATGGCTATGCCAATCCGGGAAGCTACCCTTATCATTTCATGAGCCAGGGGGTCAGGCGCTCGCTGGCGATCCTCTCGGGCGAGGCGACCACCCTGGTCCCCTGGATCCAGGGCTTTAACCTCAACTCTCCTAATTTTGGGCCGAACTATATTTTAGAGCAGGTTAGGGCGGCCAAAGAACTGGGGGTCGACCGTTTTCTGGTCTGGAACGCCTCTAACCGCTACGAAACGACTTTTGCCGCCCTGCGGCGGAGCAGATGAAATGCCTTTGTCGGCCAG
This window of the Candidatus Margulisiibacteriota bacterium genome carries:
- a CDS encoding response regulator — protein: MAKPIIMVVDDEIDVANVISDTIKDSGKYEVVTAYSAKEALEKLTQHRSFLGLGGNKIRLVFLDIKMPEIDGLQLLEKIRKDYGEDIGIAMLTAWEDEEKWDRATSGFVINYIKKPFKSEELLATIDKYFEGKDTSMVLNTFEKHIEKREEFKKKG
- a CDS encoding putative glycoside hydrolase, whose protein sequence is MKSPLGAVLAGLLITAVASCFLFHQLSGADDLPSLPIKVKKSSDKGIYITWYVARTPKMLDRLLAQAESCGLNTIVVDAKFALTPPLLALLKKKELTAKTVAAPDPWLSELTAKLHERGFIVSVRLVVFKDDHLALARPDLAIKLPGGDYYRDLKGGKWGDPYADEVRLYNELVAERAAASGVDEVQFDYIRFPAEGKARYAYFPHEKAGVSRVDVVCDFLAGVKKRLARYNVSLAVDIFGIAAWQQPIDVRLLGQDLKRMSAYLDVLSPMLYPSHFHAGYDGYANPGSYPYHFMSQGVRRSLAILSGEATTLVPWIQGFNLNSPNFGPNYILEQVRAAKELGVDRFLVWNASNRYETTFAALRRSR